The Prevotella melaninogenica genome window below encodes:
- a CDS encoding DUF3872 domain-containing protein, protein MKNKIMSSIWVMGVLALAVFCLSACDRELDVQQSYPFTVETMPVQKDIVKGQTAEIRCTLKREGNFADTRYTIRYFQPDGKGTLRMDNGTAFKPNDRYPLTKEVFRLYYTSASTDRQTIDMYVEDNFGQIVKLSFNFNNEKNEDTPKAIEKVPIRQ, encoded by the coding sequence ATGAAGAATAAAATAATGAGTTCGATATGGGTAATGGGAGTGCTTGCCCTTGCCGTGTTTTGTTTATCTGCTTGTGATAGGGAACTGGATGTTCAGCAGTCTTACCCGTTCACTGTCGAGACGATGCCTGTTCAGAAAGACATTGTCAAGGGACAGACGGCAGAAATCAGGTGTACGCTCAAACGTGAAGGCAATTTTGCCGATACTCGCTACACCATCCGATATTTCCAACCGGACGGGAAAGGGACGCTAAGAATGGACAACGGGACGGCATTCAAGCCCAACGACCGCTATCCGCTCACCAAGGAAGTGTTCCGACTCTACTACACCTCTGCTTCCACAGACCGACAAACCATTGATATGTATGTGGAGGACAACTTCGGGCAGATCGTCAAGCTATCGTTCAACTTCAACAACGAGAAGAATGAGGACACGCCCAAAGCGATAGAAAAAGTACCGATACGACAATGA
- the traN gene encoding conjugative transposon protein TraN, giving the protein MKKWIFSAVLLATMGASATAQTTTSTLMPDRPLSSGELFQGMSKAIPNGRIVLPYGLEVTFEKTVHLIFPAPVRYVDLGSQNIIAGKAEDAENVLRVKAAVKDFETETNMSVICEDGSFYAFNVKYADEPEKLSVEMKDFLSPVEGRLPSNRADIYFKELGNESPVLVKLMMQTIYQNDKRTIKHIGARQFGMKFLLRGLYAHNGLLYFHTRMENETNMPYSVDFVTFKVVDKKVAKRTAIQEQVLQPLRAYHQVLQVRGKGSEHSVFVLDQFSLSEDKQLEVTLYERNGGRTLTFYVEQEDLLLAQKIDNLKLKW; this is encoded by the coding sequence ATGAAAAAATGGATTTTTTCGGCTGTCCTGCTTGCCACGATGGGAGCGTCAGCCACTGCACAGACAACGACTTCAACGCTTATGCCCGACCGTCCGCTCTCATCGGGAGAACTCTTTCAAGGTATGAGCAAGGCAATTCCGAACGGACGCATCGTCCTGCCTTACGGCTTGGAAGTTACTTTTGAAAAGACGGTGCATCTGATTTTCCCTGCGCCTGTCCGCTATGTCGATTTAGGTTCACAGAACATCATCGCCGGCAAGGCGGAGGATGCGGAAAACGTGCTGCGTGTAAAGGCTGCCGTCAAGGATTTTGAGACGGAGACCAATATGAGCGTGATTTGCGAGGACGGCTCGTTCTATGCTTTCAACGTGAAGTATGCCGATGAGCCGGAGAAGCTGAGCGTGGAGATGAAAGACTTTCTTTCGCCCGTCGAGGGACGTTTGCCGAGCAATCGTGCGGATATCTATTTCAAGGAACTCGGCAACGAGTCGCCCGTGCTTGTCAAACTGATGATGCAGACCATCTATCAGAATGACAAGCGAACCATCAAGCACATCGGGGCCCGACAGTTCGGAATGAAATTCCTGCTGCGTGGACTGTATGCGCACAATGGCTTGCTCTACTTCCACACTCGAATGGAGAACGAGACGAATATGCCGTACTCGGTGGACTTCGTTACGTTCAAGGTGGTGGACAAAAAGGTGGCAAAACGTACCGCTATTCAGGAGCAGGTGCTGCAACCGCTCCGTGCCTATCATCAGGTGCTGCAAGTGCGTGGCAAGGGAAGCGAGCATTCCGTCTTCGTACTCGACCAATTCTCGCTCTCGGAGGACAAACAGCTTGAAGTAACGCTTTACGAGCGTAACGGAGGGCGGACGCTGACGTTCTATGTCGAGCAGGAAGACCTCTTGTTGGCACAGAAGATTGACAACCTTAAACTCAAATGGTAA
- a CDS encoding DUF4134 domain-containing protein, with protein MNKKKITMMLLLTALTTAGAYAQGNGMAGINEATKMVTSYFDPGTKLIYAIGAVVGLIGGIKVYNKFSSGDPDTSKTAASWFGACIFLIVAATILRSFFL; from the coding sequence ATGAACAAAAAGAAAATCACAATGATGCTGCTCCTGACGGCACTGACCACCGCAGGAGCGTATGCACAGGGAAACGGTATGGCAGGTATCAATGAAGCCACAAAAATGGTAACCTCCTACTTCGACCCGGGTACGAAACTCATCTATGCCATCGGTGCCGTGGTCGGCTTGATTGGCGGTATCAAGGTGTATAACAAGTTTAGCTCAGGCGACCCCGATACGAGCAAGACAGCAGCCTCTTGGTTCGGTGCGTGTATCTTCCTGATTGTGGCTGCCACCATCTTACGTTCCTTCTTCCTGTAA
- a CDS encoding DUF4141 domain-containing protein, translating into MKKFLFMALLGLSLSIPKAHAQWVVSDPTNFAGNIANTVKEIATASKTVKNTLDGFKEVEKLYNDTKKYYDALKKVNNLIGDAYKVKECILMVGDISEIYVTSYKKMLSDKNFRPSELAAMASGYTKLLEQSGESLKELKSVAKSGVFSMNDHERMQAIDRIYTTLREYRSLVSYYTRKNISVSYVRAREKNDLASVRALYGNTASRYW; encoded by the coding sequence ATGAAAAAGTTTTTATTTATGGCTCTCTTAGGATTGAGCCTTTCTATTCCCAAAGCTCACGCACAGTGGGTAGTGAGCGACCCGACCAACTTTGCGGGCAACATCGCCAATACGGTCAAGGAAATTGCCACCGCCTCGAAGACGGTGAAGAATACCTTGGACGGATTCAAGGAGGTGGAGAAACTCTACAACGACACCAAGAAGTATTACGATGCGCTGAAGAAGGTGAACAACCTCATCGGCGATGCCTACAAAGTCAAGGAGTGCATCCTGATGGTGGGCGATATCTCGGAGATTTACGTTACCTCGTACAAGAAGATGCTCTCCGACAAGAACTTCCGTCCCTCCGAACTCGCTGCGATGGCTTCGGGCTACACCAAGCTATTGGAGCAGAGCGGAGAGAGTCTGAAGGAGTTGAAGTCCGTTGCCAAATCGGGGGTGTTCTCCATGAACGACCACGAGCGCATGCAGGCTATCGACCGCATTTACACCACGCTCAGGGAATACCGCTCCCTCGTTTCCTACTACACCCGCAAGAACATCTCCGTGAGCTATGTGCGTGCGAGGGAGAAGAACGACCTCGCTTCGGTGAGGGCATTGTACGGCAATACTGCCAGTCGCTATTGGTAA
- a CDS encoding DUF4133 domain-containing protein — translation MAQWEINKGVGRTVEFKGLKAQYLFLFAGGLLAVFFLVVVLYLCGIDQIVCLGLGLVGATLVVWQTFAMNRKYGRYGLMKQGAIKMHPRYLLNRRTVFHLIRNLKPKRKA, via the coding sequence ATGGCACAATGGGAAATCAATAAAGGTGTAGGTCGGACGGTAGAGTTCAAGGGCTTGAAGGCGCAATATCTCTTCCTCTTTGCTGGGGGACTGCTGGCGGTCTTCTTTCTCGTGGTGGTGCTCTATCTCTGTGGCATCGACCAGATAGTCTGCCTCGGTCTTGGCTTAGTGGGTGCAACACTCGTCGTGTGGCAAACGTTTGCCATGAACCGCAAGTACGGCAGATACGGACTGATGAAGCAGGGAGCCATTAAGATGCACCCGCGCTACCTCTTGAACCGCCGTACCGTCTTTCACCTTATCCGTAACCTCAAACCCAAACGCAAGGCATAA
- the traM gene encoding conjugative transposon protein TraM: MDNKQKEQLKKGLVFGGLGLLFALSMWFIFAPSGKDKSAAQQGLNDSIPQATTEQLTGNKLKAYELGDKSRQDEQTREEMGRLSDYFDSNTAPSESERAEAAASTAKIESSMHRYEENNRLLNSFYAPDPNEQEREALRSELDNLKKELASKNENEDAEEKRQLALMEKSYQMAAKYLPQSSSTTATTNAFTPAKGKGTLETSATKQASSTGSLPAMEVLAERKQVVSSLNQPMTDADFVQQYGTKPRNMGFHSLTSAVAAVPRNTLSVVVDRTVTLKEGDNVALRLLETAQVQGLRIPRQSRLIARAKIEGNRLHLLVKSIEVEGRIIAVKLSAYDTDGQEGVFIPGSEDINALKEVGANIGGSMGTSFTFASSAKDQIISEAARGVMQGASQLLQKKLRTVKVTLKGGYRLFLVQSK; encoded by the coding sequence ATGGATAATAAACAAAAAGAACAACTGAAAAAAGGACTGGTCTTCGGTGGGCTGGGACTGCTTTTCGCCCTCTCGATGTGGTTCATCTTTGCCCCGTCGGGTAAGGACAAGAGCGCTGCTCAGCAGGGACTGAACGACAGCATACCGCAGGCGACCACCGAACAGCTGACGGGCAACAAACTCAAAGCCTATGAATTGGGCGACAAGAGCCGTCAGGACGAACAGACACGCGAGGAAATGGGCAGGCTTTCGGATTACTTTGACAGTAATACCGCTCCCTCGGAAAGCGAACGTGCGGAAGCAGCCGCTTCGACGGCAAAGATTGAAAGCTCGATGCACCGCTATGAGGAGAACAACCGCCTGCTGAACTCCTTTTATGCGCCCGACCCCAATGAGCAGGAACGTGAGGCACTACGCTCGGAGTTGGACAATCTCAAAAAGGAACTGGCATCCAAGAACGAGAATGAGGATGCGGAGGAGAAGCGACAGCTCGCCTTGATGGAAAAGAGTTACCAAATGGCGGCGAAGTATCTGCCACAGTCTTCTTCGACTACCGCTACTACCAACGCTTTTACACCCGCAAAGGGAAAAGGTACTTTGGAAACATCGGCAACAAAACAAGCATCTTCAACGGGTTCTCTCCCGGCAATGGAGGTATTGGCAGAACGTAAGCAGGTGGTGTCTTCGCTCAACCAGCCGATGACAGATGCCGACTTTGTTCAGCAATATGGCACGAAGCCACGCAATATGGGCTTTCATTCGCTCACGAGTGCGGTTGCTGCCGTGCCCCGTAACACGCTCAGCGTGGTGGTGGACAGGACGGTAACACTCAAAGAGGGCGACAATGTGGCGTTGCGCCTGCTCGAAACTGCCCAAGTGCAAGGCTTGCGCATTCCCCGACAAAGCCGACTCATTGCGAGGGCTAAAATTGAGGGCAACCGCCTGCACCTGCTCGTTAAGAGCATTGAGGTGGAGGGACGGATTATTGCCGTGAAGCTCTCGGCATACGACACGGACGGACAGGAGGGAGTGTTCATTCCCGGTTCGGAGGACATCAACGCCCTCAAAGAGGTGGGTGCGAACATCGGTGGTTCGATGGGAACTTCCTTCACCTTTGCTTCCTCCGCCAAAGACCAGATTATCTCGGAGGCGGCACGTGGGGTGATGCAGGGCGCAAGTCAACTGCTCCAAAAGAAGCTCCGCACCGTCAAGGTAACACTTAAAGGGGGCTACCGCCTGTTCTTGGTTCAGTCAAAATAA
- the traK gene encoding conjugative transposon protein TraK, giving the protein MEFKSLTNIETSFRQIRLYAFVFAIVCVAVSGYAVYASYGFAKEQREKIYVLDQGKSLMLALSQDASKNRPVEAREHVRRFHELFFTIAPDKDAIEKNMERAFLLCDKSAFNYYKDLAEKGYYNRAISGNVNQRIEVDSIRCNFEVYPYEVTTYARQFIVRPSNITERNLITTCTLQNSVRSDNNPQGFLMEQFMVRQNQDLQTYKR; this is encoded by the coding sequence ATGGAATTCAAATCACTCACCAATATCGAGACCTCATTCCGTCAAATCAGGCTCTATGCCTTTGTCTTCGCCATCGTCTGCGTGGCGGTCAGCGGCTATGCCGTCTATGCCTCGTATGGCTTTGCCAAAGAGCAAAGGGAGAAAATCTATGTGCTTGACCAAGGAAAATCCTTGATGCTCGCACTGAGTCAGGATGCAAGCAAGAACCGCCCTGTGGAAGCGAGGGAACACGTCCGCCGTTTCCATGAACTGTTCTTCACCATCGCGCCCGATAAGGATGCCATCGAGAAGAACATGGAGCGTGCCTTCCTGCTCTGCGACAAGTCGGCTTTCAACTACTACAAGGACTTGGCGGAAAAGGGCTATTACAACCGTGCCATTTCGGGCAATGTCAATCAGCGTATCGAGGTGGACTCCATCCGCTGCAACTTTGAGGTCTATCCCTACGAGGTAACGACCTACGCCCGTCAGTTCATCGTGCGACCGAGCAACATCACGGAGCGTAACCTGATTACGACCTGCACCTTGCAGAACTCCGTCCGCTCGGACAACAATCCGCAGGGCTTTCTGATGGAACAGTTTATGGTGCGACAGAATCAAGACCTCCAAACCTATAAACGATAG
- a CDS encoding TraG family conjugative transposon ATPase: MRNNSKITTLEAKFPLLSIEQGCMVSKDADITVAFRVELPELFTVTSAEYEAMHSAWHKAIKVLPNYTIVHKQDWFIKENYQAKMNSQQGSGLSFLAKSSERHFNERPYLHHSVYLFLTKTNKQRMQRQSNFSSLCRGHLLPKEITDKEEVIKFMEAVDQFERIINDTEQIRLTRMTEEDLVGTAEQGGLLDRYFSLSEDGHASLEDIRLGSDLVRVGDNRLCLHTLSDTDDLPTSVSTDTRYERLSTDRSDCRLSFAAPASLMLPCNHIYNQYLFIEDSDDNLQRFEKQARNMHSLARYSRSNQINEEWIQEYLNIAHSQGLTSIRSHFNVLAWSSDKEELRQIKNDVGSALVLMECRPRHNTIDAATLYWAGIPGNAADFPAEESFYTFIEPALCFFTAETNYKDSLSPFGIKMADRLSGKPVHLDISDLPMKKGVITNRNKFILGPSGSGKSFFTNHMVRQYYEQGAHVLLVDTGNSYQGLCELIHRKTKGEDGVYFTYTNESPISFNPFYTDDYFFDVEKRESICTLLLTLWKSADEHITKTEAGELGSAVNSYIELICADHSVTPCFNTFYEYLRDVYREDMEHRDIKVTLSDFNINNLLTTLKQYYKGGRYDFLLNSDKNIDLLSKRFIVFEIDQVKDNKDLFPVVTIIIMEAFINKMRRLKGIRKMILIEEAWKAIASANMADYIKYLYKTVRKYFGEAIVVTQEVDDIIQSPIVKESIINNSDCKILLDQRKYMTKFDGIQAMLGLSEKEKSQILSINQNNDPNRLYKEVWIGLGGMQSAVYATEVSMEEYLTYTTEETEKVEVMQRAEQLGGDIETAIRLLANEKINNKKK; encoded by the coding sequence ATGAGAAACAACAGTAAAATCACGACCTTGGAAGCGAAGTTCCCGCTGCTCTCCATCGAGCAGGGTTGCATGGTGAGCAAGGATGCCGACATCACGGTGGCTTTCCGTGTGGAGCTGCCCGAACTCTTCACCGTCACCTCTGCCGAATACGAGGCGATGCACTCGGCATGGCACAAGGCAATCAAGGTGCTGCCCAACTATACCATCGTGCATAAGCAGGACTGGTTTATCAAAGAGAACTACCAAGCCAAAATGAATAGTCAGCAAGGCTCTGGACTTAGCTTTCTTGCCAAAAGTTCAGAGCGACACTTCAACGAGCGTCCTTACCTGCACCATTCGGTCTATCTCTTCCTGACTAAGACCAACAAGCAGCGTATGCAGCGACAGAGCAACTTTTCATCACTCTGCCGCGGACACCTGCTCCCCAAGGAGATTACCGACAAGGAGGAAGTGATCAAGTTTATGGAAGCCGTGGACCAGTTCGAGCGCATTATCAACGACACGGAGCAAATTCGGCTCACCCGTATGACGGAGGAGGATTTGGTGGGTACAGCCGAGCAAGGTGGACTATTGGACCGATACTTCTCCCTTTCAGAAGACGGACACGCTTCTTTGGAGGACATCCGCTTGGGTTCCGACCTTGTGCGTGTCGGGGACAACCGCCTTTGCCTGCATACGCTGTCAGACACGGACGATCTGCCCACAAGTGTTTCCACCGACACACGCTATGAGCGACTATCGACCGACAGAAGCGACTGCCGACTGTCCTTTGCCGCTCCCGCCAGCTTGATGCTGCCCTGTAACCACATCTACAATCAGTACCTCTTCATCGAGGACAGCGATGATAACCTGCAAAGGTTTGAGAAGCAGGCACGCAACATGCACTCGCTGGCACGCTACAGCCGTAGCAACCAAATCAACGAGGAGTGGATACAGGAGTATCTCAACATTGCCCACTCACAGGGACTGACATCCATCCGTTCCCATTTCAATGTGCTGGCATGGAGCAGCGACAAGGAGGAACTCCGCCAAATCAAGAACGATGTCGGCTCTGCTCTTGTCTTGATGGAATGCCGACCACGCCACAACACCATTGATGCGGCAACGCTCTACTGGGCAGGCATACCCGGCAATGCGGCAGACTTTCCTGCAGAAGAGTCGTTCTATACTTTCATCGAGCCTGCCCTCTGCTTCTTTACGGCAGAAACAAACTACAAGGATTCGCTCTCTCCCTTCGGCATCAAGATGGCTGACCGCCTTTCTGGAAAACCTGTTCATCTGGATATATCGGATTTGCCAATGAAAAAGGGAGTCATCACTAACCGCAACAAGTTTATCTTGGGTCCTTCGGGCAGTGGCAAGAGTTTCTTCACCAACCACATGGTACGTCAGTATTACGAGCAGGGGGCGCATGTCCTCTTGGTCGATACGGGTAACTCATATCAAGGCTTGTGTGAACTTATCCACCGCAAGACCAAGGGCGAGGACGGCGTGTATTTCACCTATACCAATGAAAGTCCGATTTCCTTCAACCCTTTCTATACGGATGATTACTTCTTCGACGTGGAGAAAAGGGAGAGTATCTGTACGCTGCTGCTCACGCTCTGGAAGAGTGCCGATGAGCATATCACTAAGACGGAAGCTGGTGAACTTGGTTCAGCCGTAAACTCCTATATCGAGCTGATATGTGCTGACCATAGCGTTACGCCCTGTTTCAATACCTTCTATGAGTACCTGCGTGATGTGTATCGTGAGGATATGGAGCATCGGGACATTAAGGTAACGCTCTCTGACTTCAATATTAACAACCTCCTAACGACACTCAAGCAGTATTATAAAGGTGGACGCTATGACTTCCTGCTGAACTCGGACAAGAACATCGACCTGCTCTCCAAACGCTTCATCGTCTTTGAAATCGACCAAGTGAAGGACAACAAGGATTTGTTTCCTGTGGTGACGATCATCATCATGGAAGCCTTCATTAACAAGATGCGAAGACTCAAGGGTATAAGAAAAATGATACTCATTGAAGAGGCGTGGAAGGCGATTGCATCCGCTAATATGGCAGACTATATAAAATATTTATATAAGACGGTCAGAAAGTATTTCGGTGAAGCCATTGTCGTAACGCAGGAGGTGGACGACATCATCCAGTCGCCCATTGTCAAGGAGAGTATCATCAACAACTCCGACTGCAAAATCCTGCTCGACCAGCGCAAGTACATGACCAAGTTCGACGGCATACAAGCCATGCTCGGACTCTCCGAAAAGGAGAAGAGCCAGATTCTTTCCATCAACCAAAACAACGACCCCAACCGACTATACAAAGAGGTATGGATTGGTCTGGGCGGTATGCAGAGTGCCGTCTATGCCACGGAGGTGAGTATGGAGGAATACCTTACCTATACCACCGAGGAAACGGAAAAGGTGGAGGTGATGCAGCGTGCGGAGCAACTCGGTGGCGATATTGAAACCGCCATCAGGCTACTCGCCAATGAGAAAATAAACAATAAGAAGAAATAA
- the traJ gene encoding conjugative transposon protein TraJ: MDFTSLHELLRSTYDEMMPLCSEMTGIAKGVAGLGALFYIALRVWASIARAEAIDVFPLLRPFVLGFCIMFFPTFVLGTMNAVLSPVVQGTEKMVNRQENNLAELTAKRNKLQEDAYLRNPETAYLVSNEKFDEKIEEMGIIGPEDAVTIAGMYAERAAYQTKQWVMKMVHDLMELLFHAAGLIIDTLRTFILIVLSILGPIVFGIAVWDGLAGSLTAWFSRYISVYLWLPVSSILTALLTKIQVLMVQKDIEALSDPNYLPDSGTWYYIVFFLIGIVGYFCVPTVAGWIIEAGGGIGSYGRNVNQTAQRGAQGAYTGGRYAAAGAGSVIGNVGGRIKGALLKGK; encoded by the coding sequence ATGGATTTTACGAGTTTACACGAACTGCTGCGCTCCACCTATGACGAGATGATGCCCCTCTGCTCGGAGATGACGGGCATCGCCAAAGGAGTGGCAGGATTGGGCGCACTCTTCTATATCGCGCTGAGGGTGTGGGCTTCCATCGCCCGTGCCGAAGCTATCGACGTGTTTCCGCTGTTACGCCCCTTCGTCTTGGGCTTCTGCATCATGTTCTTCCCGACTTTCGTACTCGGAACAATGAACGCCGTCCTCTCTCCGGTGGTGCAGGGCACGGAGAAGATGGTCAATCGGCAGGAGAACAATTTGGCGGAACTGACCGCCAAGCGGAACAAGCTGCAGGAGGATGCCTATCTGCGCAATCCCGAGACGGCTTATTTGGTGTCGAACGAGAAGTTTGACGAGAAAATCGAGGAAATGGGGATTATTGGTCCGGAGGATGCCGTAACGATTGCAGGCATGTATGCCGAGCGGGCTGCCTACCAGACCAAGCAGTGGGTGATGAAGATGGTACACGACCTGATGGAGCTGTTGTTCCATGCCGCAGGTCTGATTATTGACACCCTCCGCACGTTCATCCTGATTGTGCTCTCCATTCTTGGCCCCATCGTATTCGGCATTGCCGTATGGGACGGACTGGCAGGGTCTCTCACGGCTTGGTTCTCTCGGTACATTTCTGTGTATCTGTGGTTGCCCGTCAGCAGTATTCTCACAGCCTTGCTCACCAAGATACAGGTCTTGATGGTGCAGAAAGACATAGAGGCACTCAGCGACCCGAACTATCTCCCGGATTCCGGTACTTGGTATTACATCGTCTTTTTCCTCATCGGCATCGTGGGCTACTTCTGCGTACCGACGGTGGCAGGCTGGATTATCGAAGCAGGTGGCGGTATCGGCTCTTATGGTCGCAACGTCAATCAGACGGCTCAGCGTGGGGCACAGGGTGCATACACGGGCGGACGATATGCCGCAGCTGGTGCAGGTTCTGTTATCGGCAATGTGGGCGGACGTATCAAGGGTGCATTACTCAAAGGTAAATAA
- a CDS encoding lysozyme yields the protein MIFSRIIILFSLILIGFQPLSAQSKRRRLADLPPFERAVVCIRYFEGMHGKKDYPYVGYGHQLLPGEHFTAAMTERQADSLLRADLWKCFEHFKGYGKDALLLTLLAYNVGVGRLLGYGNHPKSRLIRKIESGDRNYYREFVSFCRYKGKVLRGLVKRRKVEFALFYIP from the coding sequence ATGATTTTCAGTAGGATTATAATTCTATTCAGCTTGATTTTGATTGGTTTCCAACCATTGTCAGCTCAGAGTAAGCGGAGACGGCTTGCCGATCTTCCGCCCTTTGAGCGGGCGGTGGTCTGCATCAGGTATTTTGAGGGAATGCACGGCAAGAAGGATTATCCATACGTCGGCTATGGTCATCAGCTCTTGCCGGGCGAGCACTTCACGGCAGCAATGACGGAACGGCAGGCGGACTCGCTGCTTCGTGCCGACCTTTGGAAATGCTTTGAACATTTCAAGGGCTATGGCAAAGATGCACTACTGCTTACTTTGCTTGCCTACAATGTGGGCGTTGGTCGTTTGCTCGGTTACGGTAATCATCCCAAAAGCCGACTAATACGAAAGATAGAGTCGGGCGACAGGAACTATTACCGTGAATTTGTCTCTTTCTGCCGATACAAAGGCAAAGTCCTGCGAGGGCTTGTCAAACGACGAAAGGTGGAGTTTGCCTTGTTTTATATACCCTGA
- a CDS encoding conjugal transfer protein TraO, producing MVMKKVLFLLACVVAMMLPAQAQRLISKQKGIEVVGSLPIIKGEKLFAKDNFGLSLSLTRYLKRENYTFMGLEYEQQNMPYRDYGVKLKDALLHLGYMHPLFSDNGKNVLLYGGISALGGYEELGEDKPFLPDGAKLLDRSRFVYGGALHLSVECFLTDNVLLLLKGQGRVLFGTDVHRFRPALSAGFKFNF from the coding sequence ATGGTAATGAAAAAGGTTCTCTTTTTATTGGCTTGTGTGGTGGCGATGATGCTGCCGGCACAAGCGCAGAGACTGATTTCGAAGCAGAAAGGAATAGAAGTCGTGGGCAGTCTGCCGATTATCAAGGGTGAAAAACTTTTTGCAAAGGATAACTTCGGTCTGAGCTTGTCGCTCACTCGCTACTTGAAGCGTGAGAACTATACCTTTATGGGATTGGAGTACGAACAGCAGAATATGCCGTATCGGGACTATGGCGTAAAACTCAAAGATGCACTTTTGCATTTGGGCTATATGCACCCGCTATTCTCGGACAATGGCAAGAACGTGTTGCTCTATGGCGGTATCTCCGCTTTGGGCGGCTATGAGGAATTGGGGGAGGATAAGCCGTTCCTGCCCGATGGGGCAAAACTGCTCGACCGCTCACGCTTTGTCTATGGCGGTGCGCTGCATCTTTCCGTGGAATGTTTCCTGACGGACAATGTTCTCTTGCTTCTCAAAGGTCAGGGACGAGTGTTGTTCGGCACGGATGTGCATCGGTTTCGTCCTGCGTTGTCGGCAGGTTTTAAGTTTAACTTCTAA
- a CDS encoding class I SAM-dependent methyltransferase, with translation MGHKQSNSYKRMMEHYDDVLTGRKWWSRMYMRLVWKEDGNLLARKVFDFIPDDFHGRLLDVPVGTAIFTAGKYRRMKAAEIVGLDYSEEMIAIATLQKETEDIDNLSLVQGDVGELPYTDESFDYVLSMNGFQAFPDKDKAFAEIFRVLKPRGCFCGCFYVRGERRLGDVLVKKVLERKGFFHPPYDTFAEADSRLRSMYGDDVQTEKMESVCLFRCVKPQKTSSKKNNNPKT, from the coding sequence ATGGGACACAAGCAGAGCAATTCCTACAAGAGAATGATGGAGCATTACGACGACGTGCTGACCGGACGAAAGTGGTGGTCGAGGATGTATATGCGACTGGTATGGAAAGAAGATGGTAATCTCTTGGCTCGGAAGGTGTTTGATTTCATACCGGACGATTTCCACGGACGACTGCTTGACGTACCCGTCGGTACTGCCATTTTCACCGCCGGGAAGTATCGCCGAATGAAAGCAGCCGAGATTGTAGGCTTGGACTATTCTGAAGAAATGATAGCCATTGCGACTCTGCAGAAGGAGACTGAGGATATAGACAACCTGTCTTTGGTACAAGGCGATGTCGGAGAGCTGCCTTATACAGACGAGAGCTTCGATTATGTGCTGTCCATGAACGGCTTTCAGGCTTTCCCTGACAAGGACAAAGCCTTTGCCGAAATCTTCCGCGTGTTGAAACCCAGAGGTTGCTTTTGTGGCTGCTTTTATGTCAGGGGTGAACGCCGATTAGGTGACGTCCTTGTTAAGAAAGTCTTGGAAAGAAAGGGATTCTTCCACCCTCCATACGACACTTTTGCTGAAGCTGATAGCCGGCTTAGGAGTATGTATGGCGATGACGTACAGACAGAGAAAATGGAATCCGTCTGCTTGTTTCGCTGCGTGAAGCCGCAAAAAACATCATCGAAAAAGAACAATAACCCCAAAACATAA